One Anastrepha obliqua isolate idAnaObli1 chromosome 6, idAnaObli1_1.0, whole genome shotgun sequence DNA window includes the following coding sequences:
- the LOC129249775 gene encoding protein Gawky isoform X2, protein MIQLNSDTRLNQIKCDSSNDIMQPGQSNSNNGGTSNNNNSSTNNTKTNNSSSCNSGTSGPNSNNNNGGISTGSVGLVGGGTSAAAAKNQLEQLNTMREALFSQDGWGCQHVNQDTNWEVPSSPEPTSKDPSGGPTMWKPTINNGTDLWELNLRNGGQPPTQPVQKTPWGHTPSSNLGGTWGEDDDGADSSSVWTGSSNNPSTAGVVGVTGVSSTGVGANGPGNGPQWGQSSVGVGVGAAANATGTPSVNVGSVSVVGGSAGGPGVNVPGSVNAAAANNSAGNNWSDSREMSSGAVSGAIAMRGVDPRDQMRGTAAEPRELRMLDPRDPIRGDPRGISGRLNGTSEMWGQHHSIAHNQIPALNKIVGPGVSVGSGVSTGAVVTGGGVAGLGAGGVNAGGVSGSVNAHWGASSAIVGPKDISSMTGKVTGWEEPSPPPQRRNIPNYDDGTSLWGQQSRVPSGSHWKDISDPMNRHLTRNTVGNQNTPNTVAGLGSGSGNGLGNNQGVLNAPVVGGNTNNSISSVGPPGRLGSGVGPGIAVNQHKPDNTMWVHAGNPNVNARNAASWGDEANHNMGPNSGVNWMDDKTSAGIAQLGVSVGGTNSWNDPSASWNKNQNKMAGGATGWGTGGGNDGADLSSDWSAHGGIVGKTQQKIGGVNVNITNLNTDVIKQSKQYRVLVENGFKKEDVERALISANMNIEEAADLLRANATMSMDWRRHEDPLGSYADHPNPGGSFPGRYPPTATQPTMPFPPNILNNMSGNTVSASGNNSNLAALNSIQPLPVQKYLNSAPHNVASGPQTMNPAVAFGQGVANVTAAVNAASNSTSQPSTQQLRVLVQQIQLAVHSGYLSSQILSEPLPSSMLVLLYQLLTNIKHLQAAQQSLTRGGNNANNSQISYAIAKYKQQIQNLQNQINAQQAFILKQKQQSMPQNAQHSAAHVNSSNLEYIRGQHDAINALQSNFSEMNLAKHSGYPTGPNSQSKLINQWKLPEKDITSESADFSRAPGASKQNLNASGNTMGPLGLQNDGTWSTGRSIGDGWPDSSTETENKDWSVAQPTPAATYTDLVQEFEPGKPWKIKSIEDDPSITPGSVARSPLSINSTPKEADIFANPSKSSPTDLTPLSLSSSTWSFNPSSSNQNFQSWSDSPQQCTPSELWASSMNKTSRGPPPGLGSGKGAGVSGTGVQSVTNSSSVVAGSSNGWIVTGGRGVPNNNSGWTTSNSGWNSTWLLLKNLTAQIDGSTLRTLCMQHGPLANFHLYLNQGIALCKYATREEANKAQMTLNNCVLGSTTICAESPSENEVQSILQHLPQTSNSVSGSGLTGNGGNSSNPTSNSGGSVAGGNGSLSSNSGNNNGGPCNNVGGVSGGNGNCSMANHSVVSGSGGNGCGSNAMNNGSTGGNGNSGNNQSQPSSGACSSNGGKSGNSNISSGNSSSNATSNSVVGNNSVVAAPAWRQTQSQPRPSGRDEYDYISKFVCSIVDD, encoded by the exons CCTGGACAAAGCAACAGTAATAACGGTGGGACcagtaataacaataacagtAGCACTAATAATACTAAGACAAATAACAGTAGCAGCTGTAACTCTGGCACAAGTGGTCCGAAttcgaataataataatggtgGCATTAGCACGGGCAGTGTTGGATTAGTTGGTGGTGGTACTTCTGCAGCAGCTGCTAAAAATCAATTAGAACAATTGAACACAATGCGAGAGGCGCTTTTTTCTCAGGATGGTTGGGGTTGCCAGCACGTTAATCAGGACACGAATTGGGAAGTGCCTAGTTCACCTGAGCCAACAAGCAAAGATCCATCTGGTGGACCAACGATGTGGAAACCTACTATAAATAATGGTACTGACCTATGGGAATTAAATTTACGCAACGGTGGTCAGCCACCAACTCAACCAGTTCAAAAGACACCATGGGGTCATACACCATCGTCGAATTTAGGTGGAACATGGGGAGAAGACGATGACGGTGCGGACAGTAGCAGCGTTTGGACTGGTTCATCAAATAATCCATCAACTGCAGGTGTTGTGGGTGTAACTGGAGTTAGTTCGACGGGTGTAGGTGCCAATGGTCCTGGAAATGGGCCGCAATGGGGTCAAAGCTCTGTAGGTGTCGGCGTCGGTGCAGCTGCTAACGCTACAGGAACGCCATCTGTAAACGTAGGCAGTGTGTCTGTCGTAG GTGGTTCTGCCGGTGGCCCTGGCGTAAATGTGCCTGGTAGTGTAAATGCGGCGGCAGCCAATAATTCTGCTGGTAATAATTGGAGTGATTCACGTGAAATGAGTAGTGGGGCTGTGAGCGGTGCAATAGCTATGCGTGGAGTTGACCCACGTGATCAAATGCGAGGTACAGCTGCTGAGCCTCGGGAGTTACGCATGTTAGATCCTCGTGACCCCATACGTGGTGATCCTCGAGGAATTTCGGGGCGTTTGAATGGCACGTCGGAAATGTGGGGACAACACCATTCTATAGCACATAATCAAATACCCGCACTAAATAAAATAGTGGGACCCGGGGTTAGCGTAGGCTCCGGTGTGTCTACTGGTGCTGTAGTTACCGGTGGAGGTGTAGCTGGTTTAGGGGCAGGTGGGGTCAATGCGGGCGGTGTAAGTGGTAGTGTTAATGCCCATTGGGGCGCATCTTCAGCGATTGTTGGACCAAAAGATATTTCTTCAATGACAGGTAAAGTCACTGGGTGGGAGGAACCATCGCCTCCACCGCAGCGACGTAATATACCCAACTATGACGACGGAACATCTTTATGGGGACAGCAGTCTCGAGTACCTAGTGGTTCTCATTGGAAAGATATTTCCGATCCAATGAATAGACATTTAACGCGAAATACAGTAGGTAACCAGAATACGCCAAATACGGTAGCTGGCCTTGGTAGCGGATCCGGAAATGGATTGGGAAACAACCAAGGGGTACTAAATGCACCAGTCGTTGGTGGTAATACGAACAATTCCATAAGCAGTGTTGGTCCTCCAGGACGGCTGGGTTCTGGTGTAGGACCTGGTATTGCTGTCAATCAGCATAAACCTGATAATACCATGTGGGTACATGCAGGCAATCCAAATGTGAATGCCCGTAATGCGGCATCATGGGGTGATGAAGCAAACCACAATATGGGCCCGAACTCTGGTGTTAATTGGATGGATGATAAAACTAGTGCAGGTATAGCACAATTGGGTGTCAGCGTTGGTGGCACTAACTCTTGGAATGATCCATCTGCATCTtggaacaaaaatcaaaataaaatggcaGGTGGTGCGACGGGATGGGGTACGGGTGGAGGTAATGATGGTGCCGATCTGTCATCAGACTGGAGTGCTCACGGCGGCATTGTAGgaaaaactcaacaaaaaaTAGGAGGCGTTAATGTTAACATTACTAACTTGAATACAGATGTGATCAAACAGAGTAAACAATATCGTGTACTTGTGGAAAATGGCTTTAAAAAGGAGGATGTGGAACGAGCTCTAATTAGCGCCAATATGAACATCGAAGAAGCCGCGGATTTACTCCGGGCTAATGCCACAATGTCAATGGATTGGAGAAGACACGAAGACCCCCTTGGCTCATATGCTGATCATCCTAATCCTGGTGGTAGCTTCCCAGGACGCTATCCACCAACGGCCACTCAGCCCACTATGCCATTCCCTCCG aataTCTTAAACAATATGAGCGGTAACACTGTTAGTGCCAGCGGCAATAATTCAAATCTAGCAGCGCTCAATTCGATACAGCCACTTCCAGTGCAAAAGTATCTAAATTCAGCACCACACAATGTTGCAAGTGGACCGCAGACCATGAATCCTGCTGTGGCTTTCGGACAGGGAGTTGCTAATGTTACTGCGGCTGTGAATGCAGCTTCAAATAGTACCAGCCAGCCATCCACTCAACAGTTACGCGTTCTTGTACAGCAAATTCAGTTAGCTGTTCATAGTGGTTACCTATCCAGCCAAATTTTATCAGAGCCTTTGCCATCCTCAATGCTTGTACTTTTATATCAATTATTAACAAATATTAAA CACCTTCAAGCGGCACAGCAGTCTTTGACACGTGGTGGCAACAATGCCAATAATTCACAAATAAGTTATGCTATTGCCAAATATAAACAGCAAatccaaaatttacaaaatcaaataaacgcACAACAGGCGTTCATACTGAAACAGAAGCAGCAGTCTATGCCGCAAAATGCGCAGCATTCTGCAGCACATGTCAACAGTTCGAACCTAGAATATATTAGAGGGCAGCATGATGCCATAAATGCTTTACAGAGCAACTTTTCAGAAATGAACTTGGCTAAG cATAGTGGCTATCCAACTGGTCCAAATTCGCAGTCAAAACTTATAAATCAGTGGAAACTTCCGGAAAAGGATATAACGTCTGAAAGTGCAGATTTTTCTCGGGCACCGGGAGCATCCAAACAAAACTTAAACGCTTCTGGGAATACTATGGGCCCCCTAGGTCTACAAAATGATGG CACTTGGTCGACTGGGCGAAGTATTGGCGACGGTTGGCCAGACTCATCTACAGAAACTGAGAATAAAGACTGGTCCGTTGCACAACCTACGCCTGCTGCGACGTACACTGATTTAGTTCAGGAGTTTGAACCAGGAAAACCGTGGAAG ATTAAGAGTATAGAAGACGATCCTAGTATAACTCCTGGCAGTGTAGCTAGATCTCCATTGTCTATTAATTCGACGCCAAAAGAAGCTGATATTTTTGCGAACCCTAGCAAAAGTTCACCGACTGATTTAACACCATTAAGCTTATCCTCATCGACATGGAGCTTTAATCCATCATCAAGCAATCAAAACTTTCAAAG TTGGTCCGATAGTCCGCAACAATGCACCCCCTCGGAATTATGGGCCAGTTCAATGAACAAGACATCGCGGGGTCCACCACCCGGTTTGGGTTCAGGCAAAGGAGCAGGCGTATCAGGAACTGGCGTACAATCCGTTACAAATTCCTCCTCCGTAGTTGCTGGCAGTTCAAATGGATGGATCGTTACTGGTGGCCGTGGAGTTCCCAATAACAATTCTGGTTGGACTACGTCGAATTCAGGGTGGAATTCTACATGGTTACTACTCAAAAATTTAACCGCACAG ATTGATGGCTCAACATTACGTACCTTATGTATGCAGCATGGCCCACTTGCtaattttcacttatatttaaATCAAGGAATTGCCTTATGTAAATATGCAACACGTGAGGAAGCAAACAAAGCCCAAATGACATTGAATAACTGTGTTCTCGGTAGCACTACAATTTGTGCAGAGTCACCGAGTGAAAATGaagttcaaagtattttacaGCATTTGCCTCAGACGTCTAACAGTGTTTCCGGGTCTGGTTTAACGGGAAATGGCGGTAATTCGAGCAACCCTACGTCGAATAGTGGTGGGAGTGTTGCAGGAGGAAATGGTTCTCTATCTTCTAACAGTGGTAATAATAATGGAGGCCCCTGCAATAATGTTGGTGGTGTGAGTGGTGGCAATGGTAACTGCAGCATGGCTAACCATTCGGTGGTGAGCGGCTCGGGCGGTAATGGATGCGGAAGTAATGCGATGAATAATGGCAGCACTGGAGGCAATGGCAACAGTGGAAATAATCAAAGTCAACCCAGTTCTGGTGCTTGCAGTTCGAACGGTGGTAAAAGTGGAAATAGTAATATTAGTAGCGGAAATAGCAGTTCAAATGCAACATCAAATAGTGTTGTCGGAAATAATAGCGTTGTGGCTGCCCCTGCATGGCGTCAAACACAAAGTCAGCCAAGACCATCTGGTAGGGATGAATATGATTatatttcgaaatttgtttgttCTATTGTGGATGACTAA
- the LOC129249775 gene encoding protein Gawky isoform X3, with protein sequence MIQLNSDTRLNQIKCDSSNDIMQPGQSNSNNGGTSNNNNSSTNNTKTNNSSSCNSGTSGPNSNNNNGGISTGSVGLVGGGTSAAAAKNQLEQLNTMREALFSQDGWGCQHVNQDTNWEVPSSPEPTSKDPSGGPTMWKPTINNGTDLWELNLRNGGQPPTQPVQKTPWGHTPSSNLGGTWGEDDDGADSSSVWTGSSNNPSTAGVVGVTGVSSTGVGANGPGNGPQWGQSSVGVGVGAAANATGTPSVNVGSVSVVGGSAGGPGVNVPGSVNAAAANNSAGNNWSDSREMSSGAVSGAIAMRGVDPRDQMRGTAAEPRELRMLDPRDPIRGDPRGISGRLNGTSEMWGQHHSIAHNQIPALNKIVGPGVSVGSGVSTGAVVTGGGVAGLGAGGVNAGGVSGSVNAHWGASSAIVGPKDISSMTGKVTGWEEPSPPPQRRNIPNYDDGTSLWGQQSRVPSGSHWKDISDPMNRHLTRNTVGNQNTPNTVAGLGSGSGNGLGNNQGVLNAPVVGGNTNNSISSVGPPGRLGSGVGPGIAVNQHKPDNTMWVHAGNPNVNARNAASWGDEANHNMGPNSGVNWMDDKTSAGIAQLGVSVGGTNSWNDPSASWNKNQNKMAGGATGWGTGGGNDGADLSSDWSAHGGIVGKTQQKIGGVNVNITNLNTDVIKQSKQYRVLVENGFKKEDVERALISANMNIEEAADLLRANATMSMDWRRHEDPLGSYADHPNPGGSFPGRYPPTATQPTMPFPPNILNNMSGNTVSASGNNSNLAALNSIQPLPVQKYLNSAPHNVASGPQTMNPAVAFGQGVANVTAAVNAASNSTSQPSTQQLRVLVQQIQLAVHSGYLSSQILSEPLPSSMLVLLYQLLTNIKHLQAAQQSLTRGGNNANNSQISYAIAKYKQQIQNLQNQINAQQAFILKQKQQSMPQNAQHSAAHVNSSNLEYIRGQHDAINALQSNFSEMNLAKHSGYPTGPNSQSKLINQWKLPEKDITSESADFSRAPGASKQNLNASGNTMGPLGLQNDGTWSTGRSIGDGWPDSSTETENKDWSVAQPTPAATYTDLVQEFEPGKPWKGSQIKSIEDDPSITPGSVARSPLSINSTPKEADIFANPSKSSPTDLTPLSLSSSTWSFNPSSSNQNFQSPQQCTPSELWASSMNKTSRGPPPGLGSGKGAGVSGTGVQSVTNSSSVVAGSSNGWIVTGGRGVPNNNSGWTTSNSGWNSTWLLLKNLTAQIDGSTLRTLCMQHGPLANFHLYLNQGIALCKYATREEANKAQMTLNNCVLGSTTICAESPSENEVQSILQHLPQTSNSVSGSGLTGNGGNSSNPTSNSGGSVAGGNGSLSSNSGNNNGGPCNNVGGVSGGNGNCSMANHSVVSGSGGNGCGSNAMNNGSTGGNGNSGNNQSQPSSGACSSNGGKSGNSNISSGNSSSNATSNSVVGNNSVVAAPAWRQTQSQPRPSGRDEYDYISKFVCSIVDD encoded by the exons CCTGGACAAAGCAACAGTAATAACGGTGGGACcagtaataacaataacagtAGCACTAATAATACTAAGACAAATAACAGTAGCAGCTGTAACTCTGGCACAAGTGGTCCGAAttcgaataataataatggtgGCATTAGCACGGGCAGTGTTGGATTAGTTGGTGGTGGTACTTCTGCAGCAGCTGCTAAAAATCAATTAGAACAATTGAACACAATGCGAGAGGCGCTTTTTTCTCAGGATGGTTGGGGTTGCCAGCACGTTAATCAGGACACGAATTGGGAAGTGCCTAGTTCACCTGAGCCAACAAGCAAAGATCCATCTGGTGGACCAACGATGTGGAAACCTACTATAAATAATGGTACTGACCTATGGGAATTAAATTTACGCAACGGTGGTCAGCCACCAACTCAACCAGTTCAAAAGACACCATGGGGTCATACACCATCGTCGAATTTAGGTGGAACATGGGGAGAAGACGATGACGGTGCGGACAGTAGCAGCGTTTGGACTGGTTCATCAAATAATCCATCAACTGCAGGTGTTGTGGGTGTAACTGGAGTTAGTTCGACGGGTGTAGGTGCCAATGGTCCTGGAAATGGGCCGCAATGGGGTCAAAGCTCTGTAGGTGTCGGCGTCGGTGCAGCTGCTAACGCTACAGGAACGCCATCTGTAAACGTAGGCAGTGTGTCTGTCGTAG GTGGTTCTGCCGGTGGCCCTGGCGTAAATGTGCCTGGTAGTGTAAATGCGGCGGCAGCCAATAATTCTGCTGGTAATAATTGGAGTGATTCACGTGAAATGAGTAGTGGGGCTGTGAGCGGTGCAATAGCTATGCGTGGAGTTGACCCACGTGATCAAATGCGAGGTACAGCTGCTGAGCCTCGGGAGTTACGCATGTTAGATCCTCGTGACCCCATACGTGGTGATCCTCGAGGAATTTCGGGGCGTTTGAATGGCACGTCGGAAATGTGGGGACAACACCATTCTATAGCACATAATCAAATACCCGCACTAAATAAAATAGTGGGACCCGGGGTTAGCGTAGGCTCCGGTGTGTCTACTGGTGCTGTAGTTACCGGTGGAGGTGTAGCTGGTTTAGGGGCAGGTGGGGTCAATGCGGGCGGTGTAAGTGGTAGTGTTAATGCCCATTGGGGCGCATCTTCAGCGATTGTTGGACCAAAAGATATTTCTTCAATGACAGGTAAAGTCACTGGGTGGGAGGAACCATCGCCTCCACCGCAGCGACGTAATATACCCAACTATGACGACGGAACATCTTTATGGGGACAGCAGTCTCGAGTACCTAGTGGTTCTCATTGGAAAGATATTTCCGATCCAATGAATAGACATTTAACGCGAAATACAGTAGGTAACCAGAATACGCCAAATACGGTAGCTGGCCTTGGTAGCGGATCCGGAAATGGATTGGGAAACAACCAAGGGGTACTAAATGCACCAGTCGTTGGTGGTAATACGAACAATTCCATAAGCAGTGTTGGTCCTCCAGGACGGCTGGGTTCTGGTGTAGGACCTGGTATTGCTGTCAATCAGCATAAACCTGATAATACCATGTGGGTACATGCAGGCAATCCAAATGTGAATGCCCGTAATGCGGCATCATGGGGTGATGAAGCAAACCACAATATGGGCCCGAACTCTGGTGTTAATTGGATGGATGATAAAACTAGTGCAGGTATAGCACAATTGGGTGTCAGCGTTGGTGGCACTAACTCTTGGAATGATCCATCTGCATCTtggaacaaaaatcaaaataaaatggcaGGTGGTGCGACGGGATGGGGTACGGGTGGAGGTAATGATGGTGCCGATCTGTCATCAGACTGGAGTGCTCACGGCGGCATTGTAGgaaaaactcaacaaaaaaTAGGAGGCGTTAATGTTAACATTACTAACTTGAATACAGATGTGATCAAACAGAGTAAACAATATCGTGTACTTGTGGAAAATGGCTTTAAAAAGGAGGATGTGGAACGAGCTCTAATTAGCGCCAATATGAACATCGAAGAAGCCGCGGATTTACTCCGGGCTAATGCCACAATGTCAATGGATTGGAGAAGACACGAAGACCCCCTTGGCTCATATGCTGATCATCCTAATCCTGGTGGTAGCTTCCCAGGACGCTATCCACCAACGGCCACTCAGCCCACTATGCCATTCCCTCCG aataTCTTAAACAATATGAGCGGTAACACTGTTAGTGCCAGCGGCAATAATTCAAATCTAGCAGCGCTCAATTCGATACAGCCACTTCCAGTGCAAAAGTATCTAAATTCAGCACCACACAATGTTGCAAGTGGACCGCAGACCATGAATCCTGCTGTGGCTTTCGGACAGGGAGTTGCTAATGTTACTGCGGCTGTGAATGCAGCTTCAAATAGTACCAGCCAGCCATCCACTCAACAGTTACGCGTTCTTGTACAGCAAATTCAGTTAGCTGTTCATAGTGGTTACCTATCCAGCCAAATTTTATCAGAGCCTTTGCCATCCTCAATGCTTGTACTTTTATATCAATTATTAACAAATATTAAA CACCTTCAAGCGGCACAGCAGTCTTTGACACGTGGTGGCAACAATGCCAATAATTCACAAATAAGTTATGCTATTGCCAAATATAAACAGCAAatccaaaatttacaaaatcaaataaacgcACAACAGGCGTTCATACTGAAACAGAAGCAGCAGTCTATGCCGCAAAATGCGCAGCATTCTGCAGCACATGTCAACAGTTCGAACCTAGAATATATTAGAGGGCAGCATGATGCCATAAATGCTTTACAGAGCAACTTTTCAGAAATGAACTTGGCTAAG cATAGTGGCTATCCAACTGGTCCAAATTCGCAGTCAAAACTTATAAATCAGTGGAAACTTCCGGAAAAGGATATAACGTCTGAAAGTGCAGATTTTTCTCGGGCACCGGGAGCATCCAAACAAAACTTAAACGCTTCTGGGAATACTATGGGCCCCCTAGGTCTACAAAATGATGG CACTTGGTCGACTGGGCGAAGTATTGGCGACGGTTGGCCAGACTCATCTACAGAAACTGAGAATAAAGACTGGTCCGTTGCACAACCTACGCCTGCTGCGACGTACACTGATTTAGTTCAGGAGTTTGAACCAGGAAAACCGTGGAAG GGCTCGCAGATTAAGAGTATAGAAGACGATCCTAGTATAACTCCTGGCAGTGTAGCTAGATCTCCATTGTCTATTAATTCGACGCCAAAAGAAGCTGATATTTTTGCGAACCCTAGCAAAAGTTCACCGACTGATTTAACACCATTAAGCTTATCCTCATCGACATGGAGCTTTAATCCATCATCAAGCAATCAAAACTTTCAAAG TCCGCAACAATGCACCCCCTCGGAATTATGGGCCAGTTCAATGAACAAGACATCGCGGGGTCCACCACCCGGTTTGGGTTCAGGCAAAGGAGCAGGCGTATCAGGAACTGGCGTACAATCCGTTACAAATTCCTCCTCCGTAGTTGCTGGCAGTTCAAATGGATGGATCGTTACTGGTGGCCGTGGAGTTCCCAATAACAATTCTGGTTGGACTACGTCGAATTCAGGGTGGAATTCTACATGGTTACTACTCAAAAATTTAACCGCACAG ATTGATGGCTCAACATTACGTACCTTATGTATGCAGCATGGCCCACTTGCtaattttcacttatatttaaATCAAGGAATTGCCTTATGTAAATATGCAACACGTGAGGAAGCAAACAAAGCCCAAATGACATTGAATAACTGTGTTCTCGGTAGCACTACAATTTGTGCAGAGTCACCGAGTGAAAATGaagttcaaagtattttacaGCATTTGCCTCAGACGTCTAACAGTGTTTCCGGGTCTGGTTTAACGGGAAATGGCGGTAATTCGAGCAACCCTACGTCGAATAGTGGTGGGAGTGTTGCAGGAGGAAATGGTTCTCTATCTTCTAACAGTGGTAATAATAATGGAGGCCCCTGCAATAATGTTGGTGGTGTGAGTGGTGGCAATGGTAACTGCAGCATGGCTAACCATTCGGTGGTGAGCGGCTCGGGCGGTAATGGATGCGGAAGTAATGCGATGAATAATGGCAGCACTGGAGGCAATGGCAACAGTGGAAATAATCAAAGTCAACCCAGTTCTGGTGCTTGCAGTTCGAACGGTGGTAAAAGTGGAAATAGTAATATTAGTAGCGGAAATAGCAGTTCAAATGCAACATCAAATAGTGTTGTCGGAAATAATAGCGTTGTGGCTGCCCCTGCATGGCGTCAAACACAAAGTCAGCCAAGACCATCTGGTAGGGATGAATATGATTatatttcgaaatttgtttgttCTATTGTGGATGACTAA